In Paroedura picta isolate Pp20150507F chromosome 6, Ppicta_v3.0, whole genome shotgun sequence, one genomic interval encodes:
- the BRCA2 gene encoding breast cancer type 2 susceptibility protein isoform X4, translating to MMSSILLQTPVSWQVLNGSLLSTPKIFQAQTPKCISESLGAEADPEMSWSSSLATPPTLSPTVLIATRDKAVSGKKQHSERLASIMQELLSKYGRSPDKNSTNILSTTGIENLCSEDDRKNQNFGKLLGSCFGTDILPSKLNQNTPNKDEELHEESDTAGEPESIFSVCLTNGKTFHREMRTAKWRKNNYDKAKHDGLQENNAVKGDSKDVNTETYETELNSSKYNLHRMIIPGSRTQNYCADQINIRVEEEMPSSVLSAWSQLDLSGLEITQLEKVSSCSSVSPPNIYAKRNSEDHIPSTSKENAHTSTLESHILNTSSLINVHKLLNANSPEKPAGSKNSSASIEMLNSPALMKGCETKQASVINDSENASFLMENTTLTDLEVHSSCHHKYSKENAKISSGSPGDSILTPAAGNGNGLRKSGLTTISSLSSFKRRPRKFVYSLKDTSVCQEEGTTQTDGSFFMPSGTELKSSNTEVDQTAIGNEGQTEEPSSCNEYAEETQKVEFEKKRTWTNSTPFNKKTTRRTDQLSILLDTDWKNETHLPSHLIAANQGRESSENSVHTSSCKDTSGKENSEKCAHITSCNSSREESLQESELARQTLKRGNRQAPLGLVVQHSLNCSTQMAELGHLSKETSEPNLDEPSNLVGLEKSLDPRQPLPDNDEPMQLGHASHKEKSLDLRQPLGNNYKQIQLEHASHNKNQGYVGFKTSSNKQIALSEDNIRKGKLVFKDIEKESLKDFPSEQMLYIPNKTVQENAKISSVRMNKSNKSISNLSHVSDSQMSLIKLSGTKRMFSEFFLNPSFQNVLKHQQPERKQILTASEEAEVAELSNILEETGSQFEFTQLRKQRGMLQNSACKESGSTDKHEITKLDLNSEAWKDDFKESCRSKPQRNSDLSPHKYSNTPEESAVQKHTNEEATFNLSSRKQYRECSVPNALSLHCSLSDLVECRSARRKESPVSSEIFNKPADLVRDLDGVGEMHSLHRTKLKNNCSNRCDPCWNDPKYIKEAGIDWHQMINAASAEYMMKNNVRDTVNFIKENMEKKSSGTGYNQDNIINVSTTTEVNLKIVQQYSIRVTGNDLSTIENNHSILVSRHFINREETQCNDLQESLSDLTCLVEVAKTEQNSILNNIDEKENLNSNQQEKKIEGGYLVHTTADQNILVPQIRKDKVLHVLASCSVGEQLDDASSTSCEKTDIGNKKGAITPVKKSIGLNQNGNLKHKSTMGFCTASGKQIAVSDKSLAKARCILSDDTTFSEKDGLISNFVSPGIQHSIKEKENEDITQIQNESEDRFEEYNEVLNIKNAYDNSLDLLHGDITIKPSENPETVKKHTLEINTSEQRKKCDITEGLVTENNPACTPNTTDALKNAFVSFDDQYLHVEEESGIYARQEIQKLSSRNPSNVFIHNNKHWDLISSKTSSPVLKSECSALCHSLDNNDTNSNTETLISMSQTTSPEIFNAEKCITLKDIPQNVDFTSQKCNLNLLETNNLLKDSFSEISSSASNLLTSRPVAFSTANGKAVRISEEALKKVRQLLQTDCYESTKQNTEFHSETSKHGILESCSGALGTSEKIAAENSVVSRFSEMGKYSWEDKQRLQYTGPISSDVGPQSDCQTCFQTIDSLSDPRASNKQNNVKSDSTRKTGNCEFFSTASGKPVQLTEESLKKARLLFSDIEEYNSSAHPSHCYAEVFSAGNKMAPGKCKQLMSSEERLPNTDVNSRLFCGFSTASGKQVHVSEKVLQKVTGFFKEIDDASSKDYFDGQNFQQDHISHVESPCLKVKADDEVISKSKLQENCSALYLTTSSPKDNPKITLSESHTEKYKQPVHLEKPFPYIKQTGPLERLQLCSNRMKTTKHNTVSEGNLDSYYPLYSQTPENDFATEASESAKAFMEDDDLTDSEVQKNKRVPGKTNLLLLNARTGKRRIEEENRVGEPPIKRKLLPEFDRSEGPNKSFLKASKTTPEDVMNDRKKFQYSIDLKPVISVPFSSSKERQEVLHPNLTNPDQDLKGPKRKSNGSQQDISTPSLSRPSASWTPFSKSLAKESKKTENHCIGQKPVKVFVPPFKTKSTVSEDEIPHSKKYDLPDNKDINRKEKTSPTKIQKSTIEPENISFEDSNATQISLGYSEFTGANSDLTKIVKDLQQARNLQEMRIIKKKRQRISPQLGHLYLVKTSPGACRIPLKDAVGKKLPGSYFSKQLYMFGVSKQCIKINSSNAEDFQFLIQDFFSKEYFLEKDGIQLADGGYLVPTDDGKAGKDEFYRALCDTPGVDPKLISKAWVYNHYRWIVWKLASMEVAFPQEFANKCLTPERVLLQLKYRYNVEVDKSRRSAIKRITERDDVAGKTLILCISKIIPLSSDVSHIYDKSTAVENKQEVAEVEVTDGWYGIMAVMDSALRSLLHRERLCVGQKIIVHGAELVGSQDACTPLEAPGSLMLKISANSTRRARWYAKLGYHWDPRPFCVPLSSLLSDGGTTGCVDVIIQRVYPTQWMEKLSTGHYVFRNERAEEREAAKHKENQQKTMQALLAKIQAKFEMKEDESKRSLRSRMLTRQQIRSLQDGAELYEAILNAPDPAYMEGYFSEEQLKALNSHRQMVNDKKQAQIEAEFRKAMESAEQEEHSCCRRDVTAVMKLRIADYGKEKTGKEVLLNIWRPSSHVHALLKEGCRYRIFQLVASQAKGKLETANLQLTAMKKTQYLQLPVSQEVLEHVYKPRECLSFNKISEPSFQTSCSEVDLVGYVVSLRKGTALGSSVLYLSDENHDLMAIQICRDFKQLAVEDIIVPSKLISASNLKWQPKFRSDIPTLFAGDLTAFSSNPKERHLQGKFNKLKNTVEKNSCFGNDAQQKLTNMLQVADPEAFNLPKGCGLNPFPSPWNSSARNIHSIATPTSELRHQGPMTVGKQNSTPSVPLDSGKMIQELQETSKNLKKRKAMDLLSQVPSPPPVKPISTFVSPSLKKAFQPPRSCDTQHARSLERTVCKPVKKASLKRLNETSFPLENNFVADEELAMINTQALLNNFPKERKVDFTD from the exons ATGATGTCATCAATCCTCCTTCAAACACCTGTCTCATGGCAAG TGTTAAATGGAAGTTTGCTTTCTACACCGAAAATTTTTCAG GCTCAGACACCAAAATGCATTTCTGAAAGCTTGGGAGCAGAAGCAGATCCTGAAATGTCTTGGTCAAGTTCACTGGCTACACCCCCTACGCTTTCCCCAACAGTGCTAATAG CTACAAGAGATAAGGCAGTTTCTGGAAAAAAGCAACATAGTGAAAGACTTGCTTCG aTCATGCAAGAGCTTTTATCCAAGTATGGGAGAAGTCCTGATAAGAACAGTACAAACATACTGTCTACAACAGGAATAGAAAACTTGTGTTCAGAAGATGACCGCAAGAACCAAA ATTTTGGAAAATTATTAGGTAGCTGCTTTGGAACAGACATACTTCCCAGTAAGTTAAATCAAAATACACCAAATAAAGATGAAGAGTTGCACGAAGAATCTGACACTGCAGGAGAACCTGAGAGTATTTTTTCTGTATGCCTTACAAATGGCAAAACTTTCCACAGAGAAATGAGAACAGCCAAATGGAGAAAGAATAACTATGATAAAGCAAAACATGATGGTCTTCAAGAAAATAATGCAGTCAAAGGGGATTCTAAAGATGTCAATACAGAAACATATGAAACAGAGTTAAATTCCTCAAAGTATAATCTGCACAGAATGATCATTCCAGGTAGCAGAACACAAAACTACTGTGCTGATCAAATTAACATACGTGTCGAAGAAGAAATGCCATCTTCTGTACTCTCAGCATGGTCTCAGTTGGACTTGTCTGGTCTTGAAATAACACAGCTGGAAAAAGTGTCTTCATGTTCTAGTGTTTCACCTCCTAATATATATGCCAAGAGAAATTCTGAAGACCACATACCATCTACTTCCAAAGAGAATGCTCATACAAGTACTTTAGAATCACATATACTGAATACATCAAGTCTAATAAATGTCCACAAATTATTAAATGCTAATTCTCCAGAAAAACCAGCAGGTTCCAAAAATTCTTCAGCATCCATTGAAATGTTAAACAGCCCAGCCCTTATGAAAGGCTGTGAGACTAAGCAGGCCTCTGTCATAAATGactcagaaaatgcttccttctTAATGGAAAACACAACTTTAACAGACTTGGAAGTTCATAGCAGTTGCCATCATAAATACTCTAAAGAAAATGCCAAGATTTCCTCTGGCTCTCCTGGAGACAGTATTCTAACACCAGCTGCTGGTAATGGTAACGGACTTAGAAAGTCAGGCTTGACAACAATAAGTTCcctttccagttttaaaagaCGACCCAGAAAATTTGTTTATTCACTAAAAGATACTTCCGTGTGTCAGGAAGAAGGAACTACACAGACAGATGGATCTTTTTTTATGCCCTCTGGTACAGAATTGAAATCTTCCAACACTGAAGTTGATCAGACAGCCATTGGGAATGAAG GGCAAACTGAAGAACCTTCAAGTTGTAATGAGTATGCTGAAGAGACACAGAAAGTAGAATTTGAGAAAAAAAGGACTTGGACTAACTCAACCCCATTcaataaaaaaacaaccagaagaaCAGATCAATTATCAATTCTGTTAGACACAGACTGGAAAAATGAAACACATTTACCTTCTCACCTTATAGCTGCTAATCAAGGAAGAGAGTCAAGTGAAAACAGTGTCCACACAAGTAGTTGCAAAGAtacttcaggaaaagaaaatagtgaaaaatgtgccCACATCACAAGCTGCAATTCATCACGAGAAGAAAGTTTGCAGGAGTCTGAGTTGGCAAGGCAGACGTTGAAAAGGGGTAACAGGCAAGCACCTTTGGGATTAGTTGTACAGCATTCTTTGAATTGTAGCACTCAGATGGCTGAACTTGGGCATCTCTCCAAGGAAACATCAGAGCCTAATCTAGATGAGCCTTCCAACCTTGTTGGATTGGAGAAAAGTTTAGATCCGAGACAGCCTCTGCCAGATAATGATGAGCCAATGCAGTTAGGACATGCAAGTCATAAGGAGAAAAGTTTAGATCTGAGACAACCTCTGGGAAATAATTACAAGCAGATACAGTTGGAACATGCAAGTCATAACAAAAACCAAGGTTATGTGGGCTTCAAAACATCATCCAATAAACAGATAGCTCTCTCTGAAGACAATATCAGAAAAGGCAAATTGGTATTTAAAGACATAGAAAAAGAATCTCTTAAGGACTTTCCCTCTGAACAAATGCTGTATATTCCAAATAAAACTGTACAAGAAAATGCTAAAATTTCTTCAGTTAGGatgaataaatcaaacaaaagCATATCCAACCTCTCACATGTTTCTGATTCACAAATGAGTCTCATCAAATTAAGTGGTACAAAAAGAATGTTTTCTGAGTTTTTCCTAAATCCATCTTTTCAGAATGTGCTTAAACATCAGCAACCTGAGAGAAAACAAATTTTAACAGCAAGTGAAGAAGCAGAAGTTGCTGAGCTTTCTAATATACTGGAAGAAACGGGTAGTCAATTTGAATTTACACAGCTTAGAAAGCAAAGGGGCATGCTGCAGAATAGTGCTTGCAAAGAATCTGGAAGCACAGATAAACATGAAATAACTAAACTGGATCTAAATTCTGAAGCAtggaaagatgattttaaagaaaGCTGCAGATCAAAGCCTCAGAGAAACAGTGATCTATCTCCCCATAAGTATAGCAACACCCCTGAAGAATCTGCAGTACAGAAACATACCAATGAAGAGGCTACATTTAATTTGTCAAGCAGAAAACAATACAGGGAATGCTCTGTTCCAAATGCATTATCTCTGCATTGTAGCTTGTCTGATTTGGTGGAATGTAGGTCAGCTAGGAGAAAAGAAAGTCCTGTTTCTAGTGAGATCTTTAATAAACCTGCAGACTTAGTCAGGGATCTAGATGGAGTGGGTGAAATGCATAGCCTTCATAGAACAAAGTTAAAAAATAATTGTTCAAACAGATGTGATCCTTGCTGGAATGATCCTAAATATATTAAAGAAGCAGGCATTGACTGGCATCAGATGATCAACGCAGCAAGTGCTGAATATATGATGAAAAATAATGTCAGAGACACTGTTAACTTTATCAAAGAAAATATGGAAAAGAAGTCAAGTGGAACAGGCTACAATCAAGACAATATTATTAATGTTTCTACTACAACAGAGGTTAATCTAAAAATTGTTCAACAATATTCTATTCGTGTGACAGGAAATGACCTGTCAACCATTGAAAACAATCACAGCATATTAGTCTCACGTCACTTTATAAACCGTGAAGAGACTCAGTGTAATGATCTGCAAGAATCTCTGTCTGACCTCACATGTTTGGTTGAAGTTGCTAAAACTGAACAGAATTCCATTTTGAATAATATAGATGAAAAAGAAAACTTAAATTCTAATCAACAAGAGAAGAAAATAGAAGGTGGTTATTTAGTACACACCACAGCTGATCAGAACATTCTTGTCCCCCAGATAAGAAAGGATAAAGTGCTTCATGTGTTGGCTAGCTGCAGTGTAGGAGAACAGCTAGATGATGCATCATCAACTTCCTGTGAGAAGACTGACATTGGCAACAAAAAGGGAGCCATCACTCCAGTCAAAAAGAGTATTGGcttaaatcaaaatggaaacttaAAGCACAAGAGCACAATGGGATTCTGCACAGCCAGTGGTAAGCAAATTGCAGTCAGTGACAAATCTTTAGCAAAAGCAAGGTGTATTCTTTCAGACGACACTACTTTCTCAGAAAAGGATGGCCTTATTAGTAATTTTGTCAGCCCTGGCATTCAACACTcgataaaagaaaaagagaatgagGATATTACCCAAATACAAAACGAAAGTGAAGACAGATTTGAAGAGTATAATGAAGTTCTAAATATCAAAAATGCTTATGATAATTCTCTAGATCTGCTGCATGGTGACATTACAATTAAACCGTCTGAGAATCCTGAAACAGTTAAAAAACACACTCTGGAGATTAATACAtctgaacaaagaaaaaaatgtgacatAACAGAAGGCTTGGTAACAGAGAACAATCCAGCATGTACACCAAACACAACTGATGCTTTGAAAAATGCATTTGTGTCTTTTGATGACCAATATTTACATGTTGAAGAAGAATCTGGTATTTATGCAAGACAAGAGATTCAGAAGCTATCATCTAGAAATCCAAGTAATGTATTCATTCATAACAACAAGCATTGGGATTTAATTTCTTCAAAAACTAGTTCCCCTGTTTTAAAGAGTGAGTGTTCTGCTTTATGCCATTCATTGGATAACAATGACACAAATTCCAATACAGAGACTTTGATTTCTATGTCCCAAACAACATCACCAGAAATTTTTAATGCAGAAAAATGTATCACCTTGAAAGACATACCCCAAAATGTTGATTTTACATCCCAGAAATGCAACTTAAACTTATTAGAAACTAACAACTTACTGAAAGATTCATTTAGTGAAATATCTTCTTCAGCCTCCAACCTTTTAACATCTAGGCCAGTTGCATTCAGTAcagcaaatggaaaagctgtCAGAATTTCTGAGGAAGCATTAAAAAAGGTCAGACAGTTACTTCAAACCGACTGTTATGAATCCACAAAACAGAATACAGAATTTCACTCTGAAACTAGTAAACATGGTATTTTAGAAAGCTGCTCTGGTGCCTTAGGGACTTCAGAGAAAATTGCTGCAGAAAATTCAGTTGTATCCCGATTTTCTGAAATGGGGAAATATAGCTGGGAAGATAAACAAAGATTACAGTATACGGGGCCCATATCCTCGGATGTGGGGCCTCAGTCAGATTGTCAAACATGTTTTCAAACGATTGATAGCCTTTCTGATCCCCGGGCCTCCAACAAACAGAATAACGTCAAATCAGACTCTACTAGAAAAACTGGTAACtgtgagtttttcagcacagcaaGTGGTAAACCTGTACAGTTAACTGAAGAGTCGTTAAAGaaagcaagactgcttttttctGATATTGAAGAATATAATTCATCAGCTCACCCGAGTCACTGTTATGCTGAAGTATTTTCTGCTGGAAATAAAATGGCCCCTGGAAAATGTAAACAGTTAATGTCCTCAGAAGAGAGACTTCCAAACACTGACGTAAATTCACGATTATTTTGTGGCTTTAGTACAGCAAGTGGGAAACAAGTGCATGTCTCTGagaaagttctccagaaagttacAGGTTTCTTCAAGGAAATTGATGATGCTAGCAGCAAGGATTACTTTGATGGACAGAATTTCCAGCAGGATCATATTTCACATGTTGAATCTCCTTGTCTAAAAGTCAAAGCTGATGATGAAGTAATTTCAAAATCTAAACTGCAAGAGAACTGTAGTGCACTTTATTTAACCACAAGCAGCCCTAAAGATAATCCTAAAATAACTTTATCTGAGTCTCATACTGAGAAGTACAAGCAGCCAGTGCATTTGGAAAAACCTTTTCCATATATAAAGCAAACAGGACCTCTGGAAAGACTCCAGCTTTGCTCAAATAGAATGAAAACAACGAAACACAATACTGTTTCTGAAGGAAATTTGGATTCTTATTATCCTCTGTACTCCCAAACACCAGAAAATGACTTTGCAACAGAAGCTTCTGAAAGTGCCAAAGCATTCATGGAAGATGATGATCTCACTGATTCAGAAGTACAGAAAAATAAAAGAGTTCCTGGGAAAACTAATCTTTTGCTATTAAATGCAAGAACTGGGAAAAGGCGcatagaagaagaaaacagagttG gAGAACctcctattaaaagaaaattgtTACCCGAGTTTGATAGATCTGAAGGGCCCAACAAATCATTTTTGAAAGCTTCAAAAACTACTCCAGAAG aTGTGATGAATGACAGAAAGAAGTTCCAGTACAGTATTGATTTAAAGCCTGTAATCAGTGTCCCTTTCAG TTCTTCCAAAGAACGGCAAGAAGTTTTGCATCCAAATCTTACCAACCCAGACCAAGATCTGAAAGGACCCAAAAGGAAATCTAATGGCTCTCAGCAAGATATATCAACACCATCTTTGAGCAGACCATCAGCTTCTTGGACCCCTTTTAGTAAGAGCTTAGCTAAGGAAAGCAAGAAGACAGAAAATCATTGTATTGGTCAGAAACCTGTCAAAGTCTTTGTACCACCTTTCAAAACAAAGTCAACAGTTTCTGAGGATGAAATACCTCATAGCAAAAAGTATGACTTACCAGACAACAAAGATATTAATAGAAAGGAAAAGACAAGTCCCACAAAGATTCAGAAAAGCACCATTGAACCAGAAAACATTTCCTTTGAAGACAGTAATGCCACACAAATATCTCTAGGGTATTCAGAATTTACAGGTGCCAATTCAG ATTTAACCAAAATTGTAAAAGATCTTCAGCAAGCCAGAAATCTACAAGAAATGagaattataaagaaaaaaaggcaaagaaTTTCTCCACAACTAGGCCACCTGTATCTTGTGAAAACGTCTCCTGGAGCATGTAGAATCCCTTTAAAAGATGCAGTGGGCAAGAAATTGCCAGGTTCTTATTTCAGTAAACAG TTATATATGTTTGGTGTTTCCAAGCAGTGCATAAAAATTAATAGCTCAAATGCAGAAGATTTTCAGTTTCTCATCCAGGATTTTTTCAGTAAAGAGTATTTTTTAGAAAAAGATGGAATACAACTGGCTGATGGAGGCTATCTTGTTCCCACTGATGAcggaaaggcagggaaagatgaattCTACAG GGCTTTATGTGACACACCTGGAGTTGATCCAAAACTCATTTCAAAAGCCTGGGTCTATAACCATTACCGGTGGATCGTATGGAAATTGGCATCTATGGAAGTTGCGTTTCCACAAGAATTTGCCAATAAATGCTTGACTCCAGAAAGAGTGTTATTGCAGCTAAAATACAG GTATAATGTGGAAGTTGACAAAAGCCGTCGATCAGCCATCAAAAGAATAACAGAGAGGGATGATGTTGCTGGTAAAACACTCATATTGTGCATTTCTAAAATTATACCATTAAGTTCAGACGTGTCACACATCTATGACAAAAGCACTGCAGTGGAAAACAAACAAGAAGTGGCTGAGGTTGAAGTTACAGATGGCTGGTATGGGATCATGGCTGTCATGGATTCTGCTTTGCGGTCACTGTTGCATAGAGAAAGGCTGTGTGTGGGTCAGAAGATCATTGTACATGGAGCAGAACTTGTAGGTTCACAGGACGCTTGCACTCCCTTGGAAGCGCCAGGATCTCTAATGTTAAAG ATTTCAGCTAACAGTACTCGACGTGCACGATGGTATGCCAAATTAGGATATCATTGGGACCCCCGGCCTTTCTGCGTACCTTTATCATCCCTCCTTAGTGATGGTGGGACTACTGGTTGTGTTGATGTCATTATTCAAAGAGTTTATCCCACACAG TGGATGGAAAAGTTATCAACAGGCCACTATGTGTTTCGTAATGAACGAGCTGAAGAAAGAGAAGCTGCAAAGCATAAagaaaaccagcagaagaccATGCAAGCATTGCTTGCAAAAATACAAGCTAAATTTGAAATGAAAGAGG ATGAAAGCAAAAGATCACTGAGATCTCGCATGCTAACCAGACAACAGATTCGCTCCCTACAAGATGGTGCAGAGCTTTATGAGGCAATTCTTAATGCTCCTGATCCAGCTTACATGGAG GGCTATTTCAGTGAGGAGCAATTAAAAGCCTTGAACAGTCACAGGCAGATGGTAAATGATAAAAAGCAAGCACAGATAGAAGCAGAATTCAGAAAAGCAATGGAATCTGCTGAGCAGGAGGAGCATAGTTGCTGCAGAAGGGATGTAACTGCAGTAATGAAGCTACGTATTGCGGATTATGGAAAAGAAAAAACAGGCAAAG aggttctgttgaacatctggcgtCCATCATCACATGTTCATGCCCTCCTAAAGGAAGGCTGTCGATACAGAATCTTCCAGCTAGTCGCATCCCAAGCCAAAGGCAAGTTGGAGACAGCTAACCTACAGCTAACGGCTATGAAGAAAACTCAGTATCTGCAGCTGCCG GTCTCTCAGGAAGTTCTAGAGCATGTTTACAAACCAAGAGAGTGTCTGAGTTTCAACAAGATATCGGAGCCCTCTTTCCAGACATCCTGCTCTGAGGTGGATTTGGTGGGATATGTAGTTTCTCTCAGGAAAGGAACAG ctCTAGGTTCTTCTGTGTTGTATTTGTCAGATGAAAATCATGATCTGATGGCAATCCAGATCTGTAGAGATTTTAAGCAGCTTGCTGTTGAAGACATTATCGTTCCTTCTAAGTTGATTTCTGCAAGCAATCTTAAGTGGCAGCCTAAATTTAGATCAGACATTCCAACTTTATTTGCTGGAGATCTTACTGCATTCTCATCAAATCCAAAGGAAAGACATCTTCAAGGGAAAtttaataaattgaaaaatactgTAGAG AAAAACAGTTGTTTTGGCAACGATGCACAACAGAAGCTTACAAATATGCTTCAAGTAGCTGACCCAGAAGCATTTAATTTGCCCAAAGGATGTGGGTTgaatccttttccttctccctggaACTCTAGTGCAAGAAATATACATTCA ATTGCAACTCCTACCAGTGAACTAAGACATCAGGGCCCAATGACAGTAGGAAAGCAGAATTCAACACCATCAGTTCCACTAGACTCAGGAAAAATGATCCAAGAACTACAGGAAACTTCTAAGAAccttaaaaaaaggaaagcaatGGACCTGCTGAGTCAAGTACCTTCCCCTCCTCCAGTGAAGCCGATCAGCACATTTGTTTCTCCTTCTCTGAAAAAAGCATTCCAGCCACCTCGCAGTTGTGATACCCAGCATGCAAGATCATTAGAACGGACAGTGTGTAAACCTGTTAAAAAAGCTTCCTTGAAAAGGTTAAATGAGACTTCCTTTCCTCTTGAAAACAATTTTGTTGCTGATGAAGAACTTGCCATGATAAATACACAAGCCCTTCTAAATAACTTTCCAAAAGAGAGAAAAGTTGACTTCACAGATTAA